A single region of the Bifidobacterium asteroides DSM 20089 genome encodes:
- a CDS encoding YesL family protein has translation MQRFALGYEQAARLVLVTFISNLALLAHTIMGLVLVGFFPSLAATCGVFRRWLTDEDREWGIAQTWRTFHRLWKRELRGANIFGWVQAAIWALLLGDYWIVNFHRTGGIGVFVSGILFCLMVFLTLATALSWVLFALYDQGVGWILVRSVQMVLARPWMSVVLAFGLALMAFACWSWPGLAVVFGPALPCLLSSSAVWFYGRLDGFSVRMRRGAQGGMATKGE, from the coding sequence ATGCAAAGATTCGCCCTCGGATACGAGCAGGCGGCCCGCCTGGTCCTGGTGACCTTCATCTCCAACCTGGCCCTCCTGGCACACACCATCATGGGGCTTGTCCTGGTAGGCTTCTTCCCCTCCCTGGCCGCAACCTGTGGGGTTTTCAGGAGGTGGCTGACAGACGAGGACAGGGAGTGGGGGATCGCCCAGACCTGGCGGACCTTCCACCGTCTGTGGAAGAGGGAACTCAGGGGGGCCAACATCTTCGGTTGGGTACAGGCCGCCATCTGGGCCCTCCTGCTGGGGGATTATTGGATCGTCAACTTTCACCGGACCGGCGGGATCGGGGTTTTCGTCTCCGGAATCCTCTTCTGCCTCATGGTCTTCCTGACTTTGGCCACTGCCCTGTCCTGGGTTCTTTTCGCCCTTTATGACCAGGGGGTCGGCTGGATTCTGGTCAGGTCGGTCCAGATGGTTCTGGCGCGTCCCTGGATGAGTGTGGTCCTGGCTTTCGGTCTGGCCCTTATGGCCTTTGCCTGCTGGTCCTGGCCCGGCCTGGCCGTGGTCTTCGGGCCTGCCCTGCCCTGCCTCCTGTCGTCGTCGGCGGTCTGGTTCTACGGCAGGCTCGACGGTTTTTCCGTCCGGATGCGCCGGGGCGCACAGGGCGGGATGGCAACGAAAGGAGAGTGA